The following coding sequences lie in one Pseudomonas monsensis genomic window:
- a CDS encoding HAD family hydrolase has translation MALAIFDLDETLIHGDCATLWSEQMGRLGWVDPESFMRKNNELMDAYSHGKLRMEEYMAFSLEPLIGRPPEEVEHLVGPWVEDFIEPIIFSDATKTIAAHRKAGDRILVISASGTHLVKPIAERLGIDEILGIELDVAHGVYSGQTVGTLTYREGKITRLLEWLDAEEENLEGASFYSDSRNDLPLLLKVDFPHVVNPDPVLLEHAEKAGWPIHLWK, from the coding sequence ATGGCTTTGGCAATTTTTGATCTGGACGAAACCCTGATCCACGGCGACTGCGCCACCCTCTGGAGCGAACAGATGGGTCGCCTGGGCTGGGTCGATCCCGAGTCGTTCATGCGCAAGAACAACGAACTGATGGACGCCTACAGCCATGGCAAATTGCGCATGGAAGAGTACATGGCGTTCAGCCTCGAGCCGCTGATCGGTCGCCCCCCGGAAGAGGTCGAACATCTGGTCGGTCCGTGGGTGGAAGACTTCATCGAACCGATCATCTTCAGCGACGCGACCAAAACCATTGCCGCCCATCGCAAGGCCGGCGACCGGATCCTGGTGATCTCGGCCTCGGGCACGCACCTGGTCAAACCGATTGCCGAACGTCTGGGCATCGACGAGATTCTGGGCATCGAACTGGACGTCGCCCATGGCGTTTACAGCGGTCAGACCGTCGGCACCCTGACCTACCGCGAAGGCAAGATCACCCGCTTGCTGGAATGGCTGGATGCCGAGGAAGAGAACCTCGAGGGCGCAAGCTTCTACTCCGACTCACGCAATGATCTGCCGTTGCTGCTGAAGGTGGATTTCCCGCACGTGGTCAATCCGGATCCGGTGTTGCTGGAGCATGCCGAAAAGGCCGGTTGGCCGATCCATCTGTGGAAATGA
- a CDS encoding ABC transporter permease: MSRAESGPAGVYHRVVVYLLFAILLLPLAGTLIYSIASSWSATILPSGFTFKWYLQLWSDPRFLHAFGQSLLVCVGALVLSVVLILPLLFVVHYHFPKLDALMNILILLPFAVPPVVSSVGLLQLYGSGPLAMVGTPWILIGCYFTVALPFMYRAITNNLQAINLRDLMDAAQLLGASTFQAAFLVVLPNLRKGLMVALLLSFSFLFGEFVFANILVGTRYETLQVYLNNMRNSSGHFTSALVISYFFFVLVLTWIANILNKDKSE; this comes from the coding sequence ATGTCTCGCGCTGAATCCGGCCCGGCCGGCGTCTACCACCGCGTCGTGGTTTATCTGCTGTTCGCGATCCTGTTGCTGCCGCTGGCAGGCACGCTGATCTACTCGATCGCCAGCAGCTGGTCGGCGACCATCCTGCCCAGCGGCTTCACCTTCAAGTGGTACCTGCAGTTGTGGAGCGATCCACGCTTCCTGCACGCTTTCGGCCAATCGTTGCTGGTGTGCGTCGGCGCGTTGGTGCTGTCGGTGGTGCTGATTCTGCCGCTATTGTTCGTGGTGCATTACCACTTCCCGAAACTCGATGCGCTGATGAACATCCTGATCCTGCTGCCCTTCGCAGTGCCGCCGGTGGTGTCGTCGGTGGGGCTGTTGCAGCTCTACGGTTCCGGACCGCTGGCGATGGTCGGCACGCCATGGATCCTGATCGGTTGCTACTTCACCGTGGCGCTGCCGTTCATGTACCGCGCGATCACCAACAACCTGCAGGCGATCAACCTGCGCGACCTGATGGACGCCGCACAACTGCTCGGCGCCAGCACCTTTCAGGCGGCCTTCCTGGTGGTGCTGCCGAACCTGCGCAAAGGTCTGATGGTCGCGTTGCTGTTGTCGTTCTCGTTCCTGTTCGGTGAATTCGTGTTCGCCAACATCCTCGTCGGCACACGCTACGAAACCCTGCAGGTGTACCTCAACAACATGCGCAACAGCAGCGGTCACTTCACCAGTGCGCTGGTGATCTCGTATTTCTTTTTCGTGCTGGTCCTGACCTGGATCGCCAACATCTTGAACAAGGACAAAAGCGAATGA
- a CDS encoding ABC transporter permease, whose amino-acid sequence MTRGKWLAALCLVPFALFFIVFEIAPLVWVMINSLQSEEFGWGFANFSKIFSSKFYLQAIQYSLEISFWSSVFGIIIAVLGAYSLRRVDSKLRNFVNAFANMTSNFAGVPLAFAFIILLGFNGSITLMLKQAGIIEDFNLYSKTGLIILYTYFQIPLGVLLLYPAFDALREDWRESAALLGANGWQFWRHIGLPVLTPALLGTFVILLANALGAYATVYALTTGNFNVLPIRIAAMVSGDISLDPNLASALAVVLVALMTIVTVVHQLLLKRSYHVSR is encoded by the coding sequence ATGACTCGCGGCAAATGGCTCGCGGCCCTGTGCCTGGTGCCCTTCGCCCTGTTCTTTATCGTGTTCGAAATCGCCCCGCTGGTCTGGGTGATGATCAACAGCCTGCAGTCGGAAGAGTTCGGCTGGGGCTTCGCCAACTTCAGCAAGATCTTCAGCTCGAAGTTCTATTTGCAGGCGATCCAGTACAGCCTCGAGATCAGCTTCTGGTCGAGCGTGTTCGGCATCATCATCGCCGTGCTCGGTGCGTATTCCCTGCGCCGGGTCGATTCGAAACTGCGCAACTTCGTGAATGCCTTCGCCAACATGACCAGCAACTTCGCCGGCGTGCCCCTGGCCTTTGCGTTCATCATTCTGCTCGGGTTCAACGGCAGCATCACCCTCATGCTCAAGCAGGCCGGAATCATCGAGGATTTCAACCTGTACTCGAAAACCGGCCTGATCATCCTCTACACCTATTTCCAGATCCCGCTCGGCGTGCTGCTGCTCTACCCGGCCTTCGACGCCCTGCGTGAAGACTGGCGCGAATCCGCCGCGCTGCTCGGCGCCAACGGCTGGCAGTTCTGGCGCCACATCGGCTTGCCGGTACTGACCCCGGCCCTGCTCGGCACCTTCGTGATCCTGCTGGCCAACGCCCTCGGCGCCTACGCCACGGTGTACGCGTTGACCACCGGCAACTTCAACGTGCTGCCGATCCGCATCGCGGCGATGGTCTCCGGCGACATTTCGCTGGACCCGAACCTGGCCAGCGCGCTGGCCGTGGTGCTGGTAGCGCTGATGACCATCGTCACCGTCGTGCATCAACTGCTGTTGAAGAGGAGCTACCATGTCTCGCGCTGA
- a CDS encoding UTRA domain-containing protein produces MRDEATKAVTAIGQVLQEQLDHGLLAPGSKLPAERKLSELFGTTRITVREALLQLEAQGQIYREERRGWFVSPPRLAYNLMQRSHFHAMVSAQGRVPSTEVISARLQPASAAVCEWLQLPALSSVIQICRSRRIDGRLVLYVEHYLNPQFFPGILGFDLNQSITELYARHYDLHYGRVRFEIVPTSLSVDAAAALRVSVGSPGLRIARVNYDQHERLIDCDLEFWRHDAIHVSVDVV; encoded by the coding sequence ATGCGCGATGAGGCAACAAAAGCGGTGACAGCCATTGGTCAGGTGTTGCAGGAGCAACTCGACCACGGACTTCTCGCGCCCGGCAGCAAGTTGCCGGCCGAGCGCAAGCTCAGTGAGTTGTTTGGTACGACGCGGATTACGGTGCGCGAGGCGTTGTTGCAACTGGAGGCGCAAGGGCAGATTTATCGTGAGGAGCGGCGTGGCTGGTTCGTTTCGCCGCCGCGCCTGGCGTACAACCTGATGCAGCGCAGTCACTTTCACGCGATGGTCAGTGCGCAGGGGCGGGTGCCGTCGACCGAGGTGATTTCGGCGCGCCTGCAACCGGCGTCGGCGGCGGTGTGTGAGTGGTTGCAGTTGCCGGCGCTGTCCAGCGTGATTCAGATTTGCCGGTCACGGCGGATTGACGGGCGGCTGGTGTTGTATGTGGAGCACTATCTGAATCCGCAGTTTTTCCCGGGGATTCTGGGGTTTGATTTGAATCAGTCGATCACCGAGTTGTATGCGCGGCATTACGATTTGCACTATGGGCGGGTGCGGTTCGAGATTGTGCCGACTTCATTGTCGGTGGATGCAGCGGCGGCGTTGCGTGTTTCTGTCGGGAGCCCGGGGTTGAGGATTGCTCGGGTCAATTATGATCAGCATGAGCGGTTGATTGATTGTGATCTGGAGTTTTGGCGGCATGATGCGATTCACGTATCGGTTGATGTGGTTTGA
- a CDS encoding ABC transporter ATP-binding protein: MSYVSVQNLKKNYAGTTVFSDINCEINKGEFVTLLGPSGCGKSTLLRCIAGLTSVDGGKILLDNVDIVPLSPQKRGIGMVFQSYALFPNMTVEQNVAFGLRMQKVNADDSHKRVAEVLRLVELHDFASRYPHQLSGGQCQRVALARSLVTRPRLLLLDEPLSALDARIRKHLREQIRQIQRELGLTTIFVTHDQEEALTMSDRIFLMNQGKIVQSGDAETLYTAPVDLFAAGFIGNYNLLDADSASKLLQRPINHRIAIRPEAIELSLNGELDAQIRSHSLLGNVIRYRVEARGVELVVDVLNRSAADLHPDGQRLALSIDPTALCEVA; the protein is encoded by the coding sequence ATGAGCTATGTCAGCGTCCAGAACCTGAAGAAAAACTACGCGGGCACCACGGTGTTCAGCGACATCAATTGCGAAATCAACAAGGGCGAATTCGTCACCCTGCTCGGCCCGTCGGGTTGCGGCAAGTCCACGCTGCTGCGCTGCATTGCCGGCCTGACGTCGGTGGATGGCGGCAAGATCCTCCTTGATAACGTCGACATCGTGCCACTGAGCCCGCAAAAACGCGGGATCGGCATGGTGTTCCAGAGCTACGCGCTATTCCCCAACATGACCGTCGAGCAGAACGTTGCCTTCGGTCTGCGCATGCAGAAGGTCAATGCCGACGACAGCCATAAACGCGTTGCCGAAGTGTTGAGACTGGTTGAACTGCACGACTTCGCCAGCCGCTATCCGCACCAGCTCTCCGGCGGTCAGTGCCAACGTGTCGCCCTCGCCCGTTCGCTGGTGACCCGCCCGCGTTTACTGCTGCTGGATGAGCCGCTGTCGGCCCTTGATGCACGAATTCGTAAACACCTGCGTGAACAGATCCGCCAGATCCAGCGCGAACTCGGCCTGACCACAATCTTCGTCACCCACGATCAGGAAGAAGCGCTGACCATGTCTGACCGGATTTTCCTGATGAACCAAGGGAAAATCGTCCAGAGCGGCGACGCCGAAACCCTGTACACCGCGCCGGTCGATCTGTTCGCCGCCGGCTTCATCGGCAACTACAACCTGCTCGACGCCGACAGTGCCTCGAAACTGCTGCAACGGCCGATCAACCACCGCATCGCGATTCGCCCGGAAGCCATCGAATTGAGCCTCAACGGCGAACTGGATGCGCAGATCCGCAGCCACAGCCTGCTCGGCAACGTCATCCGCTACCGGGTCGAGGCGCGCGGCGTGGAACTGGTGGTGGACGTGCTCAACCGCTCGGCGGCGGATCTGCACCCCGACGGTCAGCGCCTGGCGCTTTCCATCGATCCGACAGCCCTGTGTGAAGTCGCTTGA
- a CDS encoding bifunctional diguanylate cyclase/phosphodiesterase, protein MTTTEQLSALSSILSQSGLHSLFQPIICLSERRILGYEALTRGPSNSPLHSPIALFAVARQAGRLSELEIACRQSACRRFNEQQLPGKLFLNVSPESLLEAAHQPGRTLQLLQDFGIPPSQVVIELTEQTPIDDFQLLQTALHHYRAMGFSIALDDLGAGYSSLRLWSELRPDYVKIDRHFIDGIHQDALKREFVGSILQIAKASRAQVIAEGIELPEELAVLTEMGVDLVQGYLLGRPQEHPPRDARAMMPKHDSSTVALNDEGSDLSALLNDQPAVGRDTPTATVLEAFRRQANLNSLAVLDEQGQPCGIVHRHSLSDALLKPFATDLFARKPISRLMNDDFLAVEMSQSLQQVSRLITSRARQRIEEDFIITLNGSYLGLGRVIDVLKLITELKIQQARYANPLTLLPGNVPIQQCLTRLLQQGRESVICYVDIDSFKPFNDIYGYGRGDEVLLCLAQCLNERVDPSRDFVGHIGGDDFLLVLGPEDWRKRLNQLLDDFQSQCRRFYRPEHLDAGCFIAPNRQGIRQEFPLLSLSIGVVHLHPEACAQLDASQLAEMASQAKHHAKNVPGYSVHVIDSMKALPFTEVLVSGHR, encoded by the coding sequence ATGACCACGACCGAACAGCTGAGTGCCCTGAGCTCGATCTTGAGTCAAAGCGGCTTACACAGCCTGTTCCAGCCAATCATCTGCCTCTCTGAGCGACGCATACTCGGTTACGAAGCCCTCACCCGTGGCCCGTCCAACAGTCCGCTGCACTCACCCATTGCCCTGTTCGCCGTGGCGCGTCAGGCCGGGCGCCTGAGCGAACTGGAGATTGCCTGCCGACAATCGGCCTGCCGCCGTTTCAATGAGCAGCAACTGCCGGGCAAACTGTTTCTCAACGTCTCGCCAGAGTCGCTGCTCGAAGCTGCCCATCAACCGGGGCGCACCCTGCAGTTGCTGCAAGACTTCGGTATTCCGCCGAGCCAGGTTGTGATCGAACTGACCGAGCAGACACCAATCGATGACTTCCAGTTACTGCAAACCGCGCTGCATCACTACCGGGCGATGGGCTTTTCGATTGCGCTGGATGATCTCGGTGCCGGCTACTCCAGCCTGCGCCTGTGGTCGGAGCTGCGTCCGGATTACGTGAAGATCGACCGCCACTTCATCGACGGCATTCATCAGGATGCGTTGAAACGGGAGTTCGTCGGTTCGATCCTGCAGATCGCCAAAGCCTCACGCGCGCAGGTGATTGCTGAAGGCATCGAACTGCCAGAGGAGTTGGCAGTGTTGACCGAAATGGGCGTGGATCTGGTGCAAGGATACTTGCTTGGTCGCCCACAAGAGCACCCGCCCCGCGACGCCCGTGCGATGATGCCCAAACATGACAGCAGCACCGTCGCGCTGAACGACGAAGGCAGCGACCTCAGCGCCCTGCTCAACGACCAACCGGCTGTGGGGCGCGACACGCCAACCGCTACGGTACTGGAAGCGTTTCGCCGTCAGGCCAATCTGAACTCGCTGGCCGTGCTCGACGAACAAGGCCAGCCGTGCGGCATCGTCCACCGCCATTCCTTGTCCGATGCCCTGCTCAAACCCTTCGCCACCGACCTGTTCGCGCGTAAACCGATCAGCCGCTTGATGAACGACGACTTCCTCGCCGTGGAAATGAGCCAGTCGCTGCAACAGGTCAGCCGCCTGATCACCAGCCGCGCTCGCCAGCGCATCGAAGAAGACTTCATCATTACCCTCAACGGCAGCTACCTCGGCCTCGGTCGGGTGATCGACGTGCTCAAACTGATCACCGAACTGAAGATCCAGCAGGCCCGCTACGCCAACCCGCTGACCCTGCTGCCCGGCAATGTACCGATCCAGCAATGCCTGACCCGTCTGCTGCAACAGGGCCGCGAATCGGTCATCTGCTACGTCGACATCGACAGCTTCAAACCCTTCAACGACATCTACGGCTACGGCCGCGGCGACGAAGTCCTGCTATGCCTGGCGCAATGCCTGAACGAACGCGTCGACCCGTCCCGCGACTTCGTCGGCCACATCGGCGGCGACGACTTCCTCCTCGTCCTCGGCCCGGAAGACTGGCGCAAACGCCTCAACCAGTTGCTCGACGACTTCCAGAGCCAATGCCGCCGCTTCTATCGCCCCGAACACCTCGATGCCGGCTGCTTCATCGCCCCGAATCGCCAGGGAATACGGCAGGAGTTTCCGCTGTTGTCATTGTCCATCGGCGTGGTGCACCTGCATCCCGAAGCCTGCGCACAGCTGGACGCCAGTCAACTCGCGGAAATGGCGTCGCAGGCGAAGCATCATGCGAAGAATGTTCCGGGGTATAGCGTGCATGTGATTGATAGCATGAAGGCGCTACCTTTTACCGAAGTACTCGTTTCAGGCCATCGTTGA
- a CDS encoding alkaline phosphatase family protein, translating to MKHNVILVVLDGLNYEVARHAMGHLQAYVGAGRAALYQLECELPALSRPLYECILTGVPPIDSGIVHNDVSRLSNQRSIYHYARDAGLKTAAAAYHWVSELYNRSPFVAARDRHTDDPALPIQHGHFYWNDHYPDSHLFADAENLRLRHAPNFLLIHPMNIDDAGHKHGLDTPQYRNSARFADIILADYLQGWLDAGYQVLVTADHGMNNDRSHNGLLPEERQVPLFVLGNAFSLNTDAAPKQIDICGTVCELLGVPHDKPVCRELLK from the coding sequence ATGAAACACAACGTCATCCTTGTCGTGCTCGACGGCCTCAACTACGAGGTCGCACGTCACGCCATGGGGCATCTGCAGGCTTATGTTGGCGCAGGACGCGCCGCGCTCTACCAGTTGGAGTGCGAGCTGCCGGCCCTGTCCCGACCGCTTTACGAATGCATCCTCACCGGCGTACCGCCAATCGACAGCGGTATTGTCCACAACGATGTCTCGCGCCTGTCCAACCAGCGCAGCATCTACCACTACGCCCGCGACGCCGGCCTGAAGACCGCCGCTGCGGCCTATCACTGGGTCAGCGAGCTGTACAACCGCTCGCCATTCGTGGCCGCCCGCGACCGTCACACCGACGATCCGGCGCTGCCGATCCAGCACGGACATTTCTACTGGAATGACCACTATCCGGATTCACACCTGTTCGCCGACGCGGAAAACCTGCGCCTGCGCCATGCGCCGAACTTCCTGCTGATCCACCCGATGAACATCGACGATGCCGGCCACAAGCACGGCCTCGACACCCCGCAATACCGCAACAGCGCCCGCTTCGCCGACATCATCCTGGCCGACTACCTGCAAGGCTGGCTCGATGCCGGCTATCAAGTGCTGGTGACTGCCGACCACGGCATGAACAACGACCGCTCGCACAACGGCCTGCTGCCGGAAGAACGCCAAGTGCCGCTGTTCGTCCTTGGTAACGCCTTCAGCCTCAACACTGACGCCGCACCGAAACAGATCGACATTTGCGGCACGGTCTGCGAACTGCTCGGCGTGCCCCACGACAAACCTGTGTGCCGGGAGCTGCTCAAGTGA
- a CDS encoding ABC transporter substrate-binding protein, whose product MKQLFLATLLGSTIAMCTAAMAADTDLKTLEAAAKAEGAVNSVGMPDDWANWKGTWEDLAKTYGLKHIDTDMSSAQEIAKFAAEKDNATADIGDVGAAFGPIAVKQGVVQPYKPSTWEQIPAWAKDKDGNWALAYTGTIAFIVNKKLLHGSEVPTKWADLKGGKYKVSIGDVSTAAQAANGVLAAALANGGDEKNLQPALLLFADIAKQGRLSMANPTIATMEKGEIEVGVVWDFNGLSYKAKMANPDDYVVLIPSDGSVISGYTTIINKYAKNPNAAKLTREYIFSDAGQTNLARGNARPIRAEHLQLPEDVKAKLLPNEQYKKVTPIKDADAWEKTSKALPQKWNEEVIVEMK is encoded by the coding sequence ATGAAACAGCTTTTCCTGGCAACACTGTTAGGCTCGACCATTGCAATGTGCACCGCCGCCATGGCGGCCGACACCGACCTCAAAACCCTCGAAGCCGCTGCGAAAGCGGAAGGCGCCGTCAACAGCGTCGGCATGCCCGATGACTGGGCCAACTGGAAAGGCACCTGGGAAGACCTGGCCAAGACCTACGGCCTGAAACACATCGACACCGACATGAGCTCGGCCCAGGAAATCGCCAAGTTCGCCGCTGAAAAGGACAACGCCACCGCCGACATCGGCGACGTCGGTGCCGCCTTCGGCCCGATCGCGGTCAAGCAAGGCGTGGTGCAACCGTACAAGCCAAGCACCTGGGAGCAGATTCCGGCATGGGCCAAGGACAAGGACGGCAACTGGGCGCTGGCCTACACCGGCACCATCGCCTTCATCGTCAACAAAAAGCTGCTGCACGGCTCCGAAGTACCGACCAAATGGGCTGACCTCAAGGGCGGCAAATACAAGGTTTCGATCGGTGACGTGAGCACCGCCGCGCAAGCCGCCAACGGTGTACTGGCCGCGGCCCTGGCCAACGGCGGCGACGAGAAGAACCTCCAGCCGGCCCTGCTGCTGTTTGCAGACATCGCCAAGCAGGGTCGCCTGTCGATGGCCAACCCGACCATCGCCACCATGGAAAAAGGCGAGATCGAAGTCGGTGTGGTCTGGGACTTCAACGGCCTGAGCTACAAGGCCAAGATGGCCAACCCGGATGACTACGTGGTGCTGATCCCGTCCGACGGCTCGGTGATCTCCGGCTACACCACCATCATCAACAAGTACGCGAAAAACCCGAACGCCGCCAAGCTGACCCGCGAATACATCTTCAGCGACGCCGGCCAGACCAACCTGGCGCGCGGCAACGCCCGTCCGATCCGCGCCGAGCACCTGCAACTGCCGGAAGACGTGAAAGCCAAGCTGCTGCCGAACGAGCAGTACAAGAAGGTCACGCCGATCAAGGACGCCGACGCGTGGGAAAAAACCTCCAAGGCCCTGCCGCAGAAGTGGAACGAAGAAGTCATCGTCGAGATGAAGTGA
- a CDS encoding carboxy terminal-processing peptidase: protein MKHLLPSTALALFIGIGLLPVSGTTFAANSWDKLQPDRDEVIASLNVVELLKRHHYSKPPLDDARSVIIYDSYIKLLDPSRSYFMASDIAEFDKWKTQFDDFLKSGDLNAGFTIYKRYLDRVKARLDFALAELNKGVDKMDFTTKETLLIDRKDAPWLKSTAELDDLWRKRVKDEVLRMKIAGKEPKQIQETLTKRYKNQLARLDQTRPEDIFQAYINTFAMSYDPHTNYLSPDNAENFDINMSLSLEGIGAVLQSDNDQVKVVRLVPAGPADKTKQVAPADKIIGVAQGNKEMVDVVGWRLDEVVKLIRGPKGTVVRLEVIPASNAPNDQTTKIVSITREAVKLEDQAVKKSILNLKQDGKDYKLGVIEIPAFYLDFKAFRAGDPDYKSTTRDVKKLLTELQKDKVDGVVIDLRNNGGGSLQEATELTSLFIDKGPTVLVRNADGRVDVLEDENPGAFYKGPMALLVNRLSASASEIFAGAMQDYHRALIIGGQTFGKGTVQTIQPLNHGELKLTLAKFYRVSGQSTQHQGVLPDIDYPSLIDTKEIGESALPEAMPWDTIRAAIKPAADPFKPFLAQLKSEHDTRTAKDAEFVFIRDKLALAQKLMEEKTVSLNEAERRAQHTDIDAKQLAMENIRRKAKGEEPLKELKKEDEDLIAAAEPDKVKPEDDAYLSETGRVLLDYLKLSNQVAKK from the coding sequence ATGAAGCATTTGCTCCCCAGCACCGCCCTCGCTCTTTTCATCGGTATCGGTTTGTTGCCGGTGTCGGGCACCACATTCGCAGCCAACAGCTGGGACAAGTTGCAGCCTGATCGCGATGAAGTCATCGCCAGCCTGAACGTCGTCGAGTTGCTCAAGCGTCACCACTACAGCAAGCCGCCGCTTGACGATGCGCGCTCGGTGATCATCTACGACAGCTACATCAAGCTGCTGGATCCGTCGCGCAGCTACTTCATGGCCAGCGACATCGCCGAATTCGACAAGTGGAAGACCCAGTTCGACGACTTCCTGAAAAGCGGCGACCTCAACGCCGGGTTCACCATCTACAAGCGCTATCTGGACCGCGTCAAGGCGCGTCTGGACTTCGCCCTTGCCGAGCTGAACAAAGGCGTCGACAAGATGGACTTCACCACCAAGGAAACCTTGCTGATCGATCGCAAGGACGCCCCTTGGCTCAAATCCACCGCCGAACTCGACGACCTGTGGCGCAAACGCGTCAAGGACGAAGTCCTGCGGATGAAGATCGCCGGCAAAGAGCCGAAGCAGATCCAGGAAACCCTGACCAAGCGCTACAAGAACCAGTTGGCGCGCCTGGACCAGACCCGTCCGGAAGACATCTTCCAGGCGTACATCAACACCTTCGCCATGTCGTACGATCCGCACACCAACTATCTGTCGCCGGATAACGCGGAAAACTTCGACATCAACATGAGCTTGTCCCTCGAGGGCATCGGTGCCGTGTTGCAGAGCGACAACGACCAGGTGAAAGTCGTGCGTCTGGTGCCGGCAGGCCCGGCCGACAAGACCAAACAGGTTGCCCCGGCCGACAAGATCATCGGCGTTGCCCAGGGCAACAAAGAAATGGTCGACGTGGTCGGCTGGCGTCTGGACGAAGTGGTCAAACTGATCCGTGGTCCGAAAGGCACTGTGGTCCGCCTGGAAGTGATTCCGGCGAGCAATGCGCCGAACGACCAGACCACCAAGATCGTGTCGATCACCCGTGAAGCGGTGAAGCTCGAAGATCAGGCGGTGAAGAAGTCCATCCTCAACCTGAAACAGGACGGCAAGGACTACAAGCTCGGCGTCATCGAGATCCCGGCCTTCTACCTCGACTTCAAGGCGTTCCGTGCCGGTGACCCGGATTACAAGAGCACCACCCGTGACGTCAAGAAACTGCTGACCGAACTGCAGAAAGACAAAGTCGACGGCGTGGTCATCGACCTGCGCAATAACGGCGGCGGTTCCCTGCAGGAAGCCACCGAGCTGACCAGCCTGTTCATCGACAAGGGCCCGACCGTGCTCGTGCGTAACGCCGATGGCCGTGTCGATGTGCTCGAAGATGAAAACCCGGGCGCATTCTACAAAGGCCCGATGGCATTGCTGGTCAACCGCCTGTCTGCCTCGGCTTCGGAGATCTTCGCCGGCGCCATGCAGGACTACCATCGTGCGCTGATCATCGGTGGCCAGACCTTCGGCAAGGGCACCGTGCAGACCATCCAGCCGCTGAACCATGGCGAGCTGAAACTGACCCTGGCCAAGTTCTACCGGGTGTCCGGTCAAAGCACCCAGCATCAGGGCGTCCTGCCAGACATCGACTACCCTTCGCTGATCGACACCAAGGAAATCGGCGAGAGCGCCCTGCCGGAAGCCATGCCGTGGGACACCATCCGCGCGGCGATCAAACCGGCGGCTGATCCGTTCAAACCGTTTCTGGCCCAGCTCAAGTCCGAGCATGACACCCGCACCGCCAAGGATGCCGAGTTCGTGTTCATCCGTGACAAGCTGGCGCTGGCGCAGAAACTGATGGAAGAGAAAACCGTCAGTCTCAATGAAGCCGAGCGTCGTGCCCAGCACACCGACATCGACGCCAAACAACTGGCCATGGAAAACATCCGTCGCAAGGCCAAAGGCGAAGAACCGCTCAAAGAGCTGAAAAAAGAAGATGAAGACCTCATCGCGGCTGCCGAACCGGACAAGGTCAAACCGGAAGACGATGCCTACCTGAGCGAAACCGGGCGCGTGCTGCTGGATTACCTGAAGCTGAGCAATCAGGTGGCCAAGAAGTAA
- a CDS encoding zinc-binding dehydrogenase, producing MKALQGVEGQVAWVEEPSPTCDVGQVRIRVAAAGLNRADLLQKAGLYPPPPGASQVLGLECSGVISEVGAGSSWQVGDRVCALLAGGGMAEEVVVDGRHVLPVPEGVSLIEAAALPEVYATVWLNVFQLAALKPGEKVLLHAGASGIGSAAIQLCKAFGNPCWVSVGSAERLAYCEALGAQGGVVRTDDLESLRDFGPFDVILDPVGGNYSALNLKLMALDGRWVLIGLMGGREAKLDLAQVLAKRVQLLGSTLRSRDDQFKADLLSDLGQQVWPLFAEGRLSPQLAKAFPVKDAEAAFAELASNTVSGKLVLVIDESLS from the coding sequence GTGAAGGCATTGCAAGGCGTTGAAGGTCAAGTGGCATGGGTTGAAGAGCCGAGTCCTACATGTGATGTAGGACAAGTCCGCATCCGCGTGGCAGCAGCCGGCCTCAATCGCGCCGATTTATTACAAAAAGCCGGGCTCTATCCGCCACCGCCTGGCGCCAGCCAAGTGCTCGGCCTTGAGTGCTCGGGGGTGATCAGCGAGGTCGGCGCGGGCAGTTCGTGGCAGGTCGGCGATCGGGTTTGCGCCTTGTTGGCCGGGGGCGGGATGGCCGAAGAGGTGGTCGTCGACGGACGGCATGTGCTGCCCGTGCCCGAAGGCGTGTCGTTGATCGAGGCCGCCGCATTGCCTGAGGTTTATGCAACAGTCTGGCTGAATGTGTTTCAACTTGCGGCGCTCAAGCCGGGTGAGAAAGTTCTCTTGCACGCTGGCGCCAGTGGAATCGGTTCAGCCGCCATTCAGCTGTGCAAAGCCTTTGGCAATCCGTGCTGGGTCAGCGTCGGTTCTGCCGAGCGGCTGGCTTACTGTGAGGCGCTGGGGGCCCAGGGCGGGGTCGTGCGTACCGACGATCTGGAAAGCCTGCGCGATTTCGGCCCGTTCGATGTGATTCTCGATCCGGTAGGGGGCAACTACTCGGCGCTCAACCTCAAGCTGATGGCGCTGGATGGACGCTGGGTATTGATCGGTTTGATGGGCGGCCGTGAGGCAAAACTGGATCTGGCGCAGGTCTTGGCCAAGCGTGTGCAACTGCTGGGCTCGACGTTGCGCAGTCGCGATGATCAGTTCAAGGCGGATTTGTTGAGTGATCTGGGCCAGCAGGTGTGGCCGTTGTTTGCAGAGGGGCGCTTGAGTCCGCAGTTGGCCAAGGCTTTCCCGGTGAAGGATGCCGAGGCGGCGTTTGCGGAGTTAGCGAGTAATACGGTTTCCGGGAAATTGGTGTTGGTGATTGACGAAAGTCTGAGCTGA